TTCCCATTTGGGGGCCAGAGTGGTCCATACTACCTGGGGaacagggaaaggagagaggattCATGCATCAGGGAATGCTGGGCCTGGGTGACTCTGTCCAGCTTGTAGTCTCTGATCCCCTCTGGCCAACTGGCAAAAATTACCTGAGCCACAACCCAGCTCTCTACCACAGTCTCCCAGCCAAAGCCTTGTGTCCAGCCTGGTTAGCCGGCCTTGGATCCTTCACAGGGCAGGAAGGTGGAAGAGCTGAGAAGCAGGAGTAGAGGAGAGACAGCAGACCTCACCCAGCTGGCTCAGTTTTCCTCGGAACAGAGCCTGGTTGGCCGTAGTCGTTCCTCAGCCCGTACTTGCCCAGGTTCTGGCAGCCCCTGCTTCACAGGCAGCTCGGACCGTTCCAGGGAATTGTGCAGTTTCCTGTGGAAACTGAGTGTGCAGTCTTCACCTTCCTCCTGTACCAATAAATGACAAAAGTGAGCTGTGGCGTATAGGATGGAACAGTCCTCTCCAACTTAGATTTAGCCCAGACAGACCACAGCGTTAACTGCAAAGATAGGCTTTTGCCTGAGTATAGGCTGATAGAAGCTTCTTGCAAGCTACTGAAAACAAGCAGGGTAGTCTAGGAAGCTCACAACTGAAAAGGCGCCCTACCGAGGATCTAGGAAGCTCACAACTGAAAAGGCGCCCTACCGAGGATCAGACCTGGATGGGAGCATGGGAGTAGTACCCCTAAGCAGAGGCCAGCAATCCTTGAGTTCTGCACATGCAGGCTGCATGCTTCTGGGGGTGAGATCCATTTCCTTGGTGGGGAGCGGGGGATTATGCAGAAAAGAAGGTTGAACAGCTCTTTTTCTACTTCCCACCTATAAACTACCAAAAAGCTCACATGCCTTCCCTTTTATGTCTCGTGCCTATCTCTCATCCTGTATCTCTCCTCTCAGATGTCTCATCCTGTATCCTCTCTGATGTCCAAAGCTTCAGGGGCATAAATACCCATCTTTCTTCCCACTCCTCTTCTAGAATTCTGCCTTTTTAATGTTCTCCTTAATCCTCCCAAGCAAATGCAGatcaaataataataagtatGAATAAGAAAGACAGGTTAGCAGGGTAGAAGAGCATTGGATTTAGAGACGGGAATCTTGGATTCAAATCTTAGCTCTTTGAGTAATTCACCTGGGTGACAtgtgaaaaatggggataatatctgCCCACAGGGCTGTTCCAGGTACTAAATGTGGGTAGGAAAAGTACTTTATCATAAAGTATTAAGTACCCTGTAAGGACTTAAGAGCTTTTCAAGTTAACACACAGCCACCTGCCTTTTTAAAGAAGGGAGTACTGTGTCTAGGTCCAAGATGTTTTTCATCATCACAGGTTCTACATCTAAAAGACATTCCTAGGGGCTTCCCCTTCAGATGCTGTTCTGACACTGACTCTCAAATAAGGCGGGTGGTTCTGGATTTACCTATCCTGTAATGAGCCATATGGAACCAGCCATTCCCTCAGACTGATGATATAATGGGCTAGACAGCTGTCTGGGACAAAAGAAAGTGTCACTTGGGTATAAAACTTATAAAGAAGGTCCAGTAGAGTAGTAGAGTAGGCCCAACTCTCCTCATCCCCTATATGTCAGCAGCCTGCAAAGATCTAATGGAGGCAGCAAAGAACTCGTTCAACTGGCTCCCATTTCTGTACTCCACAGAAAGGGCCCTGGGCTTCCTACTTTCACCCAGAACTTCCGTCAGCTGCAAGTTGGTTCTTCTGCTTCTATAGTTGTTGCTCTGTGAGGCCACAGGGGAGCTCCTTTGGCTGCTCTGGCAAATTAAAAGAACAGGCCatatttcctttttgtgtgttGCCTTCAAATATGAGGGAAAAATGGAGAAGACAAACTGGAAAAGGGATTTGGGAAAGTCATGCTGCTCCCTGCCAAAAACCTTCCTCAAGTCAGGTCAAATCCACCTGATTTTCAACAGTTCTGCGAGCTACCCAGTTTCTGCCCAGTGTTTCCCAGCTCCACAGTTCCCCAAATCTTGGGTCAAACAGCCACGGGcagaggggagaaaggaaagaaggaaaaggaagcaagaaagggCGGAGGCAGGGGGGATGGGACTCACCATGCCTGCTGAATGGTTCCAGGCTGTAGCTGTGACAGTGTCTCCAACCCGATTCCAACGGGTGAGCACCTCTGACACGGTGAGGCTACTTTGGGTCCTTCTGGAGGAGAGCTCAGGGGCATCCCCTGAATTTCCTAGCCTTCGGGTGCCCTGCTCAAAAAGGTAGGACCTGGGCTGCTCAAGTTCTGAGAAGTCTGTGGAAGACCTCTGAATATAAGCATTGGTAGATTCCACGTTTTTACCTATTCGAGTAGAGGGGTCTTCTAAAGATTTCAAGTCTCGCCTGCTCTTCCAGGCATTCCGTACAGTGACATGTCTGGCGTCTGAGCAGCCCTCATCTGAAGGGGCACTATGGCTTTTCCACCTGATTGTCTCTGCTGCGGGTGCATGGCTATTCCTCTCCACAGTATCTGATGGCTTGATTATAATGCTGCTCCGAGAGACTACTGTTTCTGACCTGTTCTTCAGGGGCCCATCTCCCattctttcagcttctgtgaGCTGCAAGGTGATATCATGTTTGTGAATGGAGAGCTCAAAAGGGGAGCTGACGTGGTTGCTAGCTGATGTAAGCTCTGGTGCCCCAACCTGGATGTTGCTGGTTGATGTGTGCCTTTCCCTCAGGGCCTCACCTGAAGTGGCCCTAGGGCTGCTGCTGTCAGAGGGATAGATGGTAATGCTGCTTGTCACTTTGTTTGGCCCTGGTTTGGAAGTGGATTTCTGTTTCTCCAAAATAGCCTCAGCTCTAGATCCTCCCAtaatttttttcacatccttatcAATGATAACAGGTTTGATGACAGCTCTAGACCGCAAGGCCTCTCTGGGGCTAAAGGGCCTTTGGCTTTTTACCCCAGCACCATTGATATCTGGGAATTCTGTGGCACTGGTGGAAGCTTTGACAGGTTTCACAGATTCATTCTCCATCCCAGTATCTTTATCATTCTCAAACAGGGAGGTTCTAAGTCCCCCTTGGGATTTGGCCTTTTCTCTGGAGTTAGGGTATAGTTTGGGCTCGGGCTCTGGAGTGACGGTTGTGTTCACCAACTTGGCAGTAACAAGAGATGCTATGTCCAAGTCATCGTCTGAGTCTGGCTTTTCTGTGCCACTGGATTTGATGACTCGACACCTCAGGGCTTCGTGCTGACTGCTGTCTTCCATCACAACGGCTACAGGTTGATCAACTCCTTCTTTATTTGGGGTTGAAAAGCCCTGAAGGATGTTCTCTTGGCTTCTGGAGCTGTAAGGATACTTTGATAAAATAGGAGCCTTGGAATTTGGGGAACTGGTATCAGCCTCTGAACCATTAACAGCCTTTTTGCCCTTAGAGATCCCTTCTGAGGAGGATCTTCGAGATGAGGCCAGAGGCCCAACAGCCTTAGAATAGCCAGAATCTGTGGCCTGAGTTATCTGACTTCCATTGCCAGGCATCTGTCCCCTCTTGCCAAAGACGGCCTCAGAGGTGTCAGAGGCCTTGTCAGCTCTACCCAATGTGTCATTGGGAACAGATCCATGGGTGGTGTCACTAAATGTTCGTGTTGTCTTCTCTGCTTTTCCCTTCAATCCGCTCTCAGTGCCTGGCTTGGGAGTTCCCTTCCAAACTTTATTGTGCTCCTGAGCAGCTGGGGGGTACCGGCTAAGCACTGACGGCTGTTCCCTGCACTTCTTCCCTTCACTCTGAGAGGATCCAGGCACAAATCGGTCTTCAGTTCTCTTTGTCTCCTGAGTCCCACTGTCTGTACCTGCCCCCATATTGGAAGCTTTGGCTGCTCTCCTGTTGGTGAAGCTGGGAGAGGAAACCTGCCTGCTGCTCAGAGAATAGTTCTCATTGTTGAGAGCAAACTCCCTGTTTCGGAGCCTTTCCCGCTTATGCTGAGGAGACAGTTCCCGGGATATGTGCTTGGACACAGATGCCTCACTCCCATGGCCTCTAAACTTAGTCCTCTCATGCCTGCCTTTGCTGGACAGGAAAACATCTTCTCCTTCTACCTCCCCATTTTCTaactctttctgtttcttgatttggAGCTTTATCTCCTCCAGCTGGCTggctaaaaatttgtttttattttgttcacttaGGTAATTATCCTGAAGATCATTATTTTTGGCCCTCATTTTCTTAAGCTCTTCTTCCAAAGATTCAAAATGTTTGATTTGCGTCTTAAGTTTCTCAATCTCTTGGTTAAGATCTTTGACTTTGTTGTCTtcttgattttggtttttttcattttctgatttgtTTCTTGTTTCATTCTCTACCTGCTTTAGATAGTCCAGAGTGCCCTTCCTTCTCGATTCTTTGGACGGCAGAGTGGAGGAGATACCATCTTCAATCCGCAGGTCATTCCTTTCTAGAAGATTAGAAGCATTCCTTGTATAATCTCggttaatttttttgttctgcTCTAGTTTTTGAGTGAGCTCTTTTATcaacttctcattttctttctccttttcattcaagtattttctctcacttACAAAGCTCAGAGTTAATGATTTCAGCTTTTCTAACTCTGACACTAAATTCTGCTCAGTTTTATCCAGGCGGTCCTCGGAAGATTCTAGTTCTTTCACTTTAACTCTGAGCATTTCCAGCTCAGAGGAGATTTTCTTGGTCAGATTTCTCTCTTCATTCAGGCTCAAACAAAGCTGGGTACAGTCATTCTTACTCCTGCTAAAGGCCTCCTCTAGCTTCTCTAATTCAGCCATTCGTTTCTGAAGCCGCTCAATCTCAGATTTCAGCTCCCGAGTGAGGTTTTCCTCCTCTTCAAGTTTCTCCTTCATCAGATGACACAGATCCTCTGCtctcttaatttcctcatctttccCTTCTATTCTCAGCACCCGCTGGCGTAGTACTTCAATTTCAGCCAACATGCTGGAGTTGCTGCCTTCCGCCTGAATCACCTTGTCCTGAAGATCCAGGAGCTCATCCTCTGCTTTCTGGAGGTTTTTTGTGGCTTCCTCCAACTCATCAAGGCGGCGACTTAGACTCTGTAACTTAAACCGCAGGTGGCGGCTGGAGGCAGTATCCTTGTAGCTTGCAAATTCAGCCATGTCTACTGCCAGCCAATGTGGGCTCCTAGAGGCATCCAATTCCACTCAGGGGGTTGAGAAATGGTTACCTTTCTCTTGGCATCCACAACCTTCTTTGGCAGCTGGAAACCATTATCAGTCTACAGAAGGAAAGCAGAAAGCATGTCAGTCAGCAACTAAAACCTGTACTTTAGCTCCCAGTTGTGAAAGAGCTCCCATCTATAATCCTTGTGCCTGGAACGTAGCAGGTACtcaaatttgttgaatgaatgaagatgaATAAACCTGCAAAAAACACTGGTTTATGGCCAATATTGAGCTGATACCTAGTTTCATCCTAATGAAGAATGCTACCAGGGGCAGCATGGCAAAAAGACGCAGAAGAAGGCCTCAATTCTAATGACAGGGTATAAGAAAATCTTTATCATTTGCCATCTCCATAATCTCAGAAGAGACATTAACAACCTTCTCACAAGTCATTAAATAAGtaaactgagcctcagttttatttagttgtaaaatggggataatgacacCTACTATATCTCCTCCCAGTTTGTTCTGAGATAATACATAGAAAGCTCTTGGTAACAAAGCACTAAACAATCCAAAGAATATTATAAGGAAAAAGTTCTCTCTCATGAGCTActgacttaaaaataatataaattaatccATCCACCTTGCTATATAAAATGGTGACCTTCACAATGTACTACAGCAATCTTCCCACACCTGTTTTCAACATCTCTTCTCCCAAAAGTATTGGTATATTTGTAAGTGGACTTTAGGTTATTACTTGGCCTTGGCCAACCCAACAGGTAGCATCTACGAAATTTACCCTTTGGTATTACAACAGAAATGCCCCAGACATTCAGGTTGATGTGAAGACtgatttgtttctttgaaaaccATCTCATTGGGGATATACACCAAATATATCATACGTTAGTATtctaaagaaagggagaaaaaggaaaagtcaaagTGGACTTCAGTTTTGTAtgtaatttcctcatttttaaaataggtgaatggattaatacatgtatttttaaataacagaagggaagaaaataactgaaaataactTTTCATCCACAATAAGttctacaaaattaaaaagcagaaaagacaCTTCACTTCCATTTCCACCAGTATGGCAAACGAGATAACCTGAAAAACCTCTTACACtgtaaacacttaaaaaatactgaataaaatataacaatcatTTAAAATGAATGTATGGTTGATCTCCTAAAAAGTAAGGGTATGCTAGCTAAAGCCATAGGAAAAGAAgactgaaggaaaaagaagagcagtAAATTTAAACTACCACTGAGCTGTCCTAACAGGGTTTTGCGAGTCTCCAGACTTAACAGTCATGCAGATATAAGAGACAAGGGCTTGAGCCCTTGGTGAGTTAGAAACGAGACCTCAGTCCTCAACCTAAAGCAAGGACTACTAGAGAGCTACAGCTTCAGGGAAAGGTGCTGActagtgaaaggaaaaaaaaaaaaaaatcacctgacACAGGGAGATAACAGGACCTGAGCACACTCCCACTTGAGTTCAGAgttcacatttaaattttttgaatggTCTGGGACCAGGTTGCCCTCACTGAGAAACTAACATAAAATTATATCAGCCTGGTAATATCCCTGGGAAACCTATCAGAGTAAACAACAGTACTCTGGAGTATGAAGATGCTCCCTACTGAGGTTGCACAGGTCCCACAGATAAACTCCAGCAGAACCTGGGTTTATAATTCCAAgttacaaaatacataaagacCAATTTTTACTATGACTGAGCAAAGTGGGTTTATACCAATAAGAACCAAAGTCAATAAAATTATTGACTAGAGACCATAAGTAAATTTGAATGTTTAAAGTCACAAAAGAAGGAATGAAACACAGGAGGAGAAAGGAACAAGGTATatcaacaaaaatcagaagatttGAAAATTAAACGAAAAGAAcagctaaaaatagaaaaaagaatagtACATTAGAtgcaaatgaagagaaaacagcagTCAAGAAGAGATATGACAAAATTACAAAAGGCAGCACAGAgtttaaaagatggaaaaagtgaaATAGAGGTTactaaacagaagaaataaaataaagaggtcCAAAGCAGAGGGGACTGCTTGTTAAGGAAGTTTAACAAGCAGCCCCCTAGGAATGAATAGAGAGAATGGGGGACAGGCCATATTTGAAGAGATACTGGCTAAGAATTTTCAAGTGTTGATGAAAGATATGGAACCTCACATTCAGGAAGCAATGCCCCAAACAGGAAAAAACTGAACCTGCACCTAGACACATCATAAGGATACAGAAGGATAACACAAAGAGAAGatcttataaaaataacaaggaaaaaaagacaattgtCTCAGTCCAttcgtgctgctataacaaaatacgtgagactgggtaatttataaagaacagaaatttacttcctcatagttctggaagctgggaagtccaagatcaaggtttggtgtctggtgagggccccagTCTCTGCtaccaagatggcaccttgaacaCTGCCCTCACACGGCACAAGGGATGGATAGGCTAAAGTCCCTCAAGCCcttttttaagggcactaatcccattcaggaggACTTGGCCCTTATGGCCTactcacctcctaaaggcccacctcttaataatgggaattaagtttctttctcttgcactggaaattaagtttcaacatgaatttgaggggacacaaacattcaaaccctAGCAACAATCTGTGAAGAAATAACAACTGAAccacttctcagcagaaacttttTAAGTAGGTGGCAAGTAGAAGACAAAAGACATGATAATATCTTTAAAGTTCCAAGAGAAAATAACTATAAACCTAGTAGTATGTACCCAGCTAAATTATGAAAACTAATTAGAAATACTTTCAGaactaataaatggaaaattaaaaagtgagtGTTTAACAGACCCTCACTGCAAGAACTACTAAAGGATGTAATTTAGAAGACAGAAACATATCCCTTAAGGAAGGCATGAGCTGCAATAAGGAATGGTAAGCAAAGAAATTTACCCAAAGAAGCACTGACTcagttaaacaataaaaattaactgGAGATGGGGGTTCGGGGAGAATGCAGGATAAAACCTAAATGAACTAAAACACTGGACAACAATAACTTGTAAGTCATAGAGTGAAAAATCAGAATTCAAGTGTTCTAAAGACCTTGTATTgtttggggaaaggacagagttacaattaattttagacattatttaaaatagacagtaataaggggctaatattcagaatatataaaggactctgatggagtttggatgtgttgtcccctccaaaactcatgtggaattttgatccccaatgtggcagtgttggaaactgattgagtcatggggtggatccctcatgaatggattaatgctctccctgcgggaggggggattaataagtgagttctctctctagttcccacgagagcttgttgtttaaaagaccctggcacctcctctctctcttgcttcctctaaccatgtgatctgcttgtacccgcctgCTGCCtcccactttctgccatgagtagaagcagcctgaggcccgtgccagatgcagctgtcccagaattgtaagccaaataaacctctttcctttctaaatcacccaatctcaggtatttctgttacagcaacacaaaacagactaaaacagactCTTaaatgcaacaacaacaaaaaacaaataatccaattaaaaaatggacaatggAAATGAGTAAACGTTTCTCCAAAAGATGATATATAAATGACTGACAAGcatatgagaagatgctcaacatcactaatcattagggaaatacaaatcaaaaccacaatgagatagcatcCCATACCTCTCAaaatggctactataaaaaaaaaaaccccacagaaaataacaagtgttggcatgGATGTGGAGAGACAGAAACTTGTGCACTGTAGGGAATATAAATGGTACAGTTGCTATAGAAAACAGAatggcaaaaaattaaaaatagaattaccatatgatccagcaattctacttctctGTATATATcaggaaaaattgaaagcaggatctcaaagagatatttgcacacccatattcatagcagcactattcacaatagccacaaaGTAGAAGCAACCCATGTCCActgacagataactggataaacaaaatgtgatacgtACATACAACGAAATATTATTCGGTCTTAAATGGgaataaaattctgacacatgctacaacaacATGATGAACCTCGAAGACACtgtgctacaaaaaaaaaaaagaaagaaagaaaagaaaatgtggttttagggctggcaggttagctcagctggttacagcacagccttataaccccaaggtcatgggttcagatccccataccagccagccgtccaccccaccaaaaaagaaaaaaaaaaatgtagtttcatgaggacactgtgctaagtgaaatatgccagtcaGAAAAtgatactgtataattccacttatatgaggcatCTAGACtagttaaattcatagaaacagatagCAGAATAATGGTTGTCAAgggcttgggggagggggatATGGTGAGTTGTTTAATTgatatggagtttcagttttgcaagatgaaaaaattctggcatgctaacactaatcaaaaaagCCAGCacagctatattaatttcagacagagcagacttcatAGCAAAGAAAGTTATTAGGGATAAAGAGGGGAATTACACAAGAAAAaggggtcaattctccaagaagacataataatccttaatgtgtatgcacctaacaaaACAGCATCAAAATACGCGAGacaaaatctgatagaactgcaagcagAAATACATGAatccactattatagttggagacttcaatacccctcTTTCATAAATAGACAGATCCAGCAGGCAAAAAATCAGTAAGCACATAGTTTAACTCATTGGCACCATCAATCAACTAGATATAATGAACAGAAGTAggatatttcatccaacaacagcagaatatacattcttctcaagctcacatggaacattcaagatacaccacattctgggccataaaacgtACCTTAACAAAtctaagaaatggaaatcatacaCTGTTTGCTCTCataccacaatggaattaaactagaaaccaataacagaaagatagccagaaaaccccaaaataagagattaaacaacacacttctaaataatacatgggtcaaagaagaaatttcaagataaa
The sequence above is drawn from the Cynocephalus volans isolate mCynVol1 chromosome 8, mCynVol1.pri, whole genome shotgun sequence genome and encodes:
- the LUZP1 gene encoding leucine zipper protein 1 gives rise to the protein MAEFASYKDTASSRHLRFKLQSLSRRLDELEEATKNLQKAEDELLDLQDKVIQAEGSNSSMLAEIEVLRQRVLRIEGKDEEIKRAEDLCHLMKEKLEEEENLTRELKSEIERLQKRMAELEKLEEAFSRSKNDCTQLCLSLNEERNLTKKISSELEMLRVKVKELESSEDRLDKTEQNLVSELEKLKSLTLSFVSERKYLNEKEKENEKLIKELTQKLEQNKKINRDYTRNASNLLERNDLRIEDGISSTLPSKESRRKGTLDYLKQVENETRNKSENEKNQNQEDNKVKDLNQEIEKLKTQIKHFESLEEELKKMRAKNNDLQDNYLSEQNKNKFLASQLEEIKLQIKKQKELENGEVEGEDVFLSSKGRHERTKFRGHGSEASVSKHISRELSPQHKRERLRNREFALNNENYSLSSRQVSSPSFTNRRAAKASNMGAGTDSGTQETKRTEDRFVPGSSQSEGKKCREQPSVLSRYPPAAQEHNKVWKGTPKPGTESGLKGKAEKTTRTFSDTTHGSVPNDTLGRADKASDTSEAVFGKRGQMPGNGSQITQATDSGYSKAVGPLASSRRSSSEGISKGKKAVNGSEADTSSPNSKAPILSKYPYSSRSQENILQGFSTPNKEGVDQPVAVVMEDSSQHEALRCRVIKSSGTEKPDSDDDLDIASLVTAKLVNTTVTPEPEPKLYPNSREKAKSQGGLRTSLFENDKDTGMENESVKPVKASTSATEFPDINGAGVKSQRPFSPREALRSRAVIKPVIIDKDVKKIMGGSRAEAILEKQKSTSKPGPNKVTSSITIYPSDSSSPRATSGEALRERHTSTSNIQVGAPELTSASNHVSSPFELSIHKHDITLQLTEAERMGDGPLKNRSETVVSRSSIIIKPSDTVERNSHAPAAETIRWKSHSAPSDEGCSDARHVTVRNAWKSRRDLKSLEDPSTRIGKNVESTNAYIQRSSTDFSELEQPRSYLFEQGTRRLGNSGDAPELSSRRTQSSLTVSEVLTRWNRVGDTVTATAWNHSAGMEEGEDCTLSFHRKLHNSLERSELPVKQGLPEPGQVRAEERLRPTRLCSEEN